Proteins encoded in a region of the Zea mays cultivar B73 chromosome 4, Zm-B73-REFERENCE-NAM-5.0, whole genome shotgun sequence genome:
- the LOC103653357 gene encoding CCR4-NOT transcription complex subunit 1, with translation MINNISISNMEAKAKEFNEVIQEQYYPWFAQYMVMKRASIEPNFHDLYMNFFDKVNSKSLNKEILKATYENCKVLLRSDLIKSSSEERSLLKNLGSWLGKFTIGRNQALRAKKIDPKSLIVEACEKGLMIAVIPFTSKILEPCQSSIANRPPNPWTMGILSLLAEIYNLPNLKMNLKFDIEVLFKNLTVDIKDVKPTSLLKDHLREVEGNLDFSNKDVTASQTPVVAEVPSGTIPSLTHMEQQPEINITSRAMILPNILNQYAAPVRLPTNSTVEDDKVALMMPEQVPSLTQVSPAQTQSTSPSPFSVNQLMVAIPREEIRFKINPKLGSLGPQLQYSKIMDLALDKANREIILPVIQRSVTIASRTTKELILKDYALESDNNTITRSAHLMVGTLAGSLAHVTCKEPLRVALYSNLRNLIQNLMSGSETIEQLIHTLINDNLDLGCAIIEAVATRQVAS, from the exons ATGATCAACAATATATCCATCTCAAATATGGAAGCTAAGGCAAAGGAATTTAATGAGGTCATACAGGAACAATATTATCCTTGGTTTGCACAATACATGGTCATGAAAAG GGCAAGCATTGAACCAAATTTCCATGATCTGTATATGAATTTCTTTGATAAAGTAAACTCAAAATCCTTGAACAAGGAAATATTGAAAGCCACATATGAGAACTGCAAG GTCTTGTTAAGATCAGACCTTATCAAATCTAGTTCCGAGGAGCGCTCCTTGCTAAAAAACCTAGGCAGTTGGTTGGGAAAGTTCACCATTGGTAGGAATCAGGCACTAAGGGCTAAAAAGATTGATCCAAAATCTCTTATCGTGGAG GCATGTGAGAAAGGATTGATGATTGCGGTCATACCATTCACTTCAAAG ATCCTTGAACCTTGCCAGTCAAGTATTGCAAATCGACCTCCAAATCCCTGGACCATGGGAATTCTAAGTCTACTTGCTGAAATTTATAATCTTCCAAACCTCAAGATGAATCTGAAATTTGATATTGAG GTGCTATTTAAGAACCTTACTGTTGACATAAAGGATGTGAAACCAACTTCCCTGCTCAAAGATCATCTGCGCGAAGTCGAGGGAAATCTAGATTTTTCAAATAAAGATGTTACTGCATCTCAAACCCCTGTGGTTGCAGAAGTCCCTTCAGGGACCATCCCTTCACTAACTCATATGGAACAACAACCTGAGATCAATATCACATCCCGAGCTATGATCCTTCCAAATATACTTAATCAG TATGCTGCTCCTGTCCGTCTACCTACAAACAGCACGGTAGAAGATGACAAAGTTGCTCTGATGATGCCTGAGCAAGTGCCCTCGTTGACCCAGGTTTCGCCAGCACAAACACAATCAACATCACCATCTCCATTTTCTGTTAACCAG CTTATGGTGGCTATTCCACGTGAAGAGATACGTTTCAAAATAAATCCAAAGCTCGGCTCCCTTGGTCCACAACTGCAATATAGCAA AATTATGGATTTGGCTTTGGATAAGGCTAACAGGGAGATAATACTCCCTGTTATTCAAAGAAGTGTGACCATAGCAAGCCGAACTACAAAAGAACTTATTCTGAAG GATTATGCACTGGAGTCTGATAACAATACGATAACTCGATCCGCACATTTGATGGTTGGAACATTAGCCGGAAGTCTGGCACATGTTACTTGCAAG GAACCTCTTCGTGTTGCACTATATTCTAATCTTCGGAATCTCATTCAGAACCTTATGAGCGGTAGTGAAACTATCGAGCAACTTATTCACACGCTAATCAATGATAACTTGGATCTTGGTTGTGCCATCATTGAGGCTGTGGCAACACGTCAGGTAGCTTCTTGA
- the LOC100217094 gene encoding SNARE domain containing protein isoform X1, protein MASSSDPWMKEYNEASRLADDISSMIADRGSLPQSGPEIMRHTSAIRRKITILGTRLDSLESLLGRIPPKSITDKEMHKRQDMFSSLKSKAKQMATSFNMSNFANREDLLGQSKKADDMSRVAGLDNQGIVVLQRQIMKEQDEGLEKLEETVLSTKHIALAVNEELTLHTRLIDDLEDHVDVTNSRLQIVSSGYTM, encoded by the exons ATGGCATCATCTTCGGACCCGTGGATGAAGGAGTACAATGAAGCATCCAGACTTGCTGATGACATCAGTTCCATGATTGCTGATAGAGGGTCCCTTCCACAATCAGGCCCAGAAATTATGCGGCATACTTCAGCCATCCGGAGAAAAATAACTATTCTTGGGACTAGACTGGATAGCTTGGAGTCGTTGCTTGGCAGAATTCCTCCAAAGTCAAT CACTGACAAGGAGATGCATAAGCGCCAAGACATGTTTTCCAGTTTGAAGTCTAAAGCAAAGCAGATGGCGACAAGTTTCAACATGTCAAACTTTGCTAACAG GGAGGATCTGCTTGGTCAGAGTAAAAAGGCAGATGACATGAGCAGAGTTGCTGGGTTAGATAACCAAGGGATTGTTGTCCTTCAGAGGCAAATTATGAAAG AGCAAGATGAGGGTCTTGAGAAACTGGAAGAGACAGTGCTGAGCACAAAGCATATTGCATTAGCAGTCAATGAAGAACTTACCCTGCACACAAGATTGATA GATGACCTTGAAGATCATGTTGATGTTACAAATTCACGTCTTCAG ATTGTAAGTTCTGGATACACTATGTGA
- the LOC100217094 gene encoding SNARE domain containing protein — MASSSDPWMKEYNEASRLADDISSMIADRGSLPQSGPEIMRHTSAIRRKITILGTRLDSLESLLGRIPPKSITDKEMHKRQDMFSSLKSKAKQMATSFNMSNFANREDLLGQSKKADDMSRVAGLDNQGIVVLQRQIMKEQDEGLEKLEETVLSTKHIALAVNEELTLHTRLIDDLEDHVDVTNSRLQRVQKRLAILSKRTKGGCSCMCLLLSVVAIVILAVIVWLLVKYL, encoded by the exons ATGGCATCATCTTCGGACCCGTGGATGAAGGAGTACAATGAAGCATCCAGACTTGCTGATGACATCAGTTCCATGATTGCTGATAGAGGGTCCCTTCCACAATCAGGCCCAGAAATTATGCGGCATACTTCAGCCATCCGGAGAAAAATAACTATTCTTGGGACTAGACTGGATAGCTTGGAGTCGTTGCTTGGCAGAATTCCTCCAAAGTCAAT CACTGACAAGGAGATGCATAAGCGCCAAGACATGTTTTCCAGTTTGAAGTCTAAAGCAAAGCAGATGGCGACAAGTTTCAACATGTCAAACTTTGCTAACAG GGAGGATCTGCTTGGTCAGAGTAAAAAGGCAGATGACATGAGCAGAGTTGCTGGGTTAGATAACCAAGGGATTGTTGTCCTTCAGAGGCAAATTATGAAAG AGCAAGATGAGGGTCTTGAGAAACTGGAAGAGACAGTGCTGAGCACAAAGCATATTGCATTAGCAGTCAATGAAGAACTTACCCTGCACACAAGATTGATA GATGACCTTGAAGATCATGTTGATGTTACAAATTCACGTCTTCAG CGCGTGCAAAAGAGGCTTGCAATTCTGAGCAAGCGCACCAAAGGTGGCTGCTCATGTATGTGCCTGCTTCTATCTGTTGTCGCCATCGTGATTCTTGCAGTCATAGTTTGGCTTCTCGTCAAGTATCTGTAA